From a region of the Myroides sp. JBRI-B21084 genome:
- a CDS encoding ATP-dependent DNA helicase translates to MTITQFYQQLKDSFPFELTLKQDAFLKKIAQFIVSENQDEIFVLKGYAGTGKTTLLSNLVNQLALVNKKYVMLAPTGRAAKVIANYAKQSAFTIHKKIYYPKKDKNSGVAFTMQANKHKNTIFIVDESSMIADNVTDATMYTHGSLLDDLMYYVYSGQNCKLIIVGDTAQLPPVGMDESPALNESKLALNYQMKVDFIELTEVMRQEEHSGILYNATELREQLMQEFYDFFEFDVKPFKDIIRLQDGYETLDAIHDAYAQKGTEETIFIVRSNKRANQYNQQIRTRILDNESEISAGDYIMVVKNNYFWLKDSKTADFIANGDILEILQIYKHHELYGFRFASVKVRMIDYPDMLPFDTIVLLDTLHSESASLTYEESNKLYQEVLLDYQDEITAYRKMQKVKNNEYFNALQIKFAYAVTCHKSQGGQWDTVFIEQPYLPNGINKDYMRWLYTALTRAKEKVYLIGFNDDFFT, encoded by the coding sequence CTTTTTTAAAAAAAATTGCCCAATTTATAGTAAGTGAAAATCAAGACGAAATTTTTGTTTTAAAAGGGTATGCTGGTACAGGTAAAACCACTTTATTATCAAATTTGGTTAACCAATTAGCGTTAGTAAATAAAAAATACGTTATGTTGGCGCCAACGGGTAGGGCGGCAAAAGTTATTGCAAACTACGCCAAACAATCAGCCTTTACCATTCATAAAAAAATATATTATCCTAAAAAAGATAAAAATTCTGGAGTTGCATTTACTATGCAAGCCAATAAACATAAAAATACTATTTTTATTGTTGATGAATCATCAATGATTGCCGATAATGTCACCGATGCTACCATGTACACACATGGTTCATTGTTAGATGATTTAATGTATTACGTGTATTCTGGTCAAAATTGCAAACTTATTATAGTAGGCGATACAGCACAGTTGCCACCAGTTGGTATGGACGAAAGTCCTGCTTTGAACGAAAGTAAATTGGCTTTAAACTACCAAATGAAAGTCGATTTTATTGAATTAACCGAAGTAATGCGTCAAGAAGAACATTCGGGTATTTTGTACAATGCCACCGAATTACGTGAGCAATTAATGCAAGAATTTTATGATTTTTTTGAATTTGATGTAAAACCATTTAAAGACATTATTCGGTTACAAGACGGATACGAAACGCTTGATGCCATACACGATGCATACGCACAAAAAGGTACCGAAGAAACTATTTTTATAGTGCGATCTAATAAACGCGCCAATCAATACAACCAACAAATTCGAACCCGCATTTTAGATAATGAAAGTGAAATTAGTGCAGGCGATTACATAATGGTGGTTAAAAACAATTATTTTTGGTTAAAAGATTCAAAAACAGCCGATTTTATTGCAAATGGCGATATTTTAGAAATCTTACAAATTTACAAACACCACGAATTGTACGGGTTTAGATTTGCTTCGGTAAAAGTACGTATGATTGATTACCCCGATATGTTACCGTTTGATACTATTGTTCTGCTAGACACGCTTCATTCAGAGTCGGCTAGTTTAACTTACGAAGAATCAAATAAATTATATCAAGAAGTACTACTTGATTATCAAGATGAAATCACAGCTTATCGCAAAATGCAAAAAGTAAAAAACAATGAGTATTTTAATGCCCTACAAATAAAATTTGCATACGCAGTTACTTGTCATAAATCACAGGGTGGGCAATGGGATACCGTTTTTATAGAACAGCCCTATTTGCCAAATGGTATAAATAAAGATTATATGCGTTGGCTATACACTGCATTAACACGTGCAAAAGAAAAAGTATATTTAATAGGCTTTAACGACGATTTTTTTACATAA
- the kdsB gene encoding 3-deoxy-manno-octulosonate cytidylyltransferase, with translation MNQLKIIAVIPARYASTRFPAKLIQDLGGKPVVVQTYLATLATQLFDEVLVATDHEIIYNLLKQHHVNVVMSSDAHESGSDRIAEVVANLDCDVVVNVQGDEPFVSKENLQSLISVFKNDIENKIDLASLMFEINDLETINNPNNVKVVIDENYKALYFSRAAIPFPRDGKSYAPYYQHIGVYAYRKHALLAFTTWQMKGLEATEKLEQLRYLEYGKTIQMVVTSHVGVGIDTKEDLDKARLLWK, from the coding sequence ATGAATCAATTAAAAATAATAGCAGTAATACCTGCACGTTACGCATCAACCCGTTTTCCTGCAAAATTAATTCAAGATTTAGGCGGAAAACCAGTAGTTGTACAAACTTATTTAGCCACTTTAGCTACCCAATTATTTGATGAGGTTTTAGTTGCTACCGATCACGAAATTATTTACAATTTACTAAAACAGCACCACGTAAATGTTGTTATGAGTAGCGATGCACATGAAAGTGGAAGCGACCGTATTGCCGAAGTAGTAGCTAATTTAGATTGTGATGTAGTTGTAAATGTACAAGGCGATGAGCCTTTTGTAAGTAAAGAAAACCTACAAAGTTTAATTTCGGTTTTTAAAAACGATATTGAAAATAAAATAGATTTAGCATCGCTAATGTTTGAAATTAACGATTTAGAAACCATTAATAACCCTAATAACGTAAAGGTGGTTATTGATGAAAACTATAAAGCTTTGTATTTTTCACGAGCTGCAATTCCTTTTCCGCGCGATGGTAAAAGCTATGCGCCCTATTACCAGCATATAGGGGTGTACGCCTACCGAAAACACGCTTTATTGGCTTTTACAACTTGGCAAATGAAAGGGTTAGAAGCTACCGAAAAATTAGAACAATTACGTTATTTAGAATACGGTAAAACCATACAAATGGTAGTAACTAGCCATGTAGGTGTAGGTATTGATACCAAAGAAGATTTAGATAAAGCACGTTTGCTATGGAAATAA
- a CDS encoding REP-associated tyrosine transposase, translating to MKEGYIIKDQEKPHFITCTVVDWVDIFTRKVYKDIVISSLEYCIKEKGMILYGYVIMSNHIHLIVQSKEGKLSDLIRDFKKFTAKYILEAIQTEPESRREWMLDLFKKATESHTRNKNYQFWQYGNHAEEIYTLRFMWDKLNYIHLNPIRAGIVEKAQHYIYSSANNYVSGKGLLLVELADNPVIDTSNTNEFWKYNNFDE from the coding sequence ATGAAAGAAGGTTATATCATAAAAGACCAAGAAAAACCTCACTTTATTACTTGTACTGTAGTAGATTGGGTAGATATATTCACTAGAAAGGTTTATAAAGATATAGTAATTTCATCATTAGAATATTGTATAAAAGAAAAAGGTATGATTTTGTATGGTTATGTGATAATGAGCAATCATATTCATTTAATTGTACAATCCAAAGAGGGAAAACTATCAGACTTAATAAGAGATTTTAAAAAATTTACAGCAAAATATATTTTAGAAGCTATACAAACTGAACCAGAAAGTAGAAGAGAGTGGATGCTAGATTTATTTAAAAAAGCAACAGAAAGCCATACAAGAAATAAGAATTATCAGTTTTGGCAATATGGCAATCATGCAGAAGAAATTTATACCTTGCGTTTTATGTGGGACAAATTAAATTACATACACTTAAATCCAATAAGAGCAGGTATTGTAGAAAAAGCCCAACATTACATTTATTCCTCTGCTAATAATTATGTTTCAGGGAAAGGGTTGTTATTGGTAGAATTAGCAGATAACCCAGTAATTGATACAAGCAACACAAATGAATTTTGGAAATATAATAATTTTGATGAGTAA
- a CDS encoding Rid family detoxifying hydrolase, whose protein sequence is MKKIINSAKAPAPIGPYNHSVMVGDLLFISGQIPFNQATETLVTTGIQDETKQVMQNLQYIIDEAGLTFENVVKATIFIRNMDHFALINEVYASYFNAETAPARECVQVEKLPRNVNIEISMILHK, encoded by the coding sequence ATGAAAAAAATAATTAATTCTGCAAAAGCACCCGCACCTATTGGCCCTTACAACCATTCGGTAATGGTGGGTGATTTATTGTTTATATCGGGTCAAATACCTTTTAACCAAGCAACCGAAACATTGGTTACAACAGGTATTCAAGACGAAACTAAACAAGTAATGCAAAACTTACAGTATATTATTGATGAAGCTGGTTTAACTTTTGAAAATGTTGTTAAAGCAACTATTTTTATTAGAAATATGGATCATTTTGCGTTAATAAACGAAGTTTATGCTAGCTATTTTAATGCCGAAACAGCTCCTGCACGTGAATGTGTACAGGTTGAAAAATTACCACGCAACGTAAATATTGAAATTTCAATGATTTTACATAAATAA